Proteins encoded within one genomic window of Camelina sativa cultivar DH55 chromosome 19, Cs, whole genome shotgun sequence:
- the LOC104765721 gene encoding protein S-acyltransferase 11-like: MEEPSQGSFVTTINEDYEAVCWGCGLNLVLPSYAPVFKCGWCGAITNQNPVRPETKSFGLRRFRDRCFVVILAVFMLFVICGGIWAAYPVLFSISLACGIFHCVTTACLAISTLSTFILVAFKCAGIPPTILYGTHPGVGNSALNNYTFCNYCSKPKSPRTHHCRTCRMCVLDMDHHCPFIGNCVGAGNHKQFIAFLISAVISTIYAAVMCVYSVIHILPPLENGAAYASEVAHVAHGNSLSILRAVKNISFAYLANAVFISVRGLVLVYLFVASVSVAIGLSVLLWQQLSYIYEGKTYLSHLSSQGTEEDGEKSCRNLLLFFGCPDSIEWQLPTIRKLRKRHKT, encoded by the exons ATGGAAGAGCCTTCTCAG gggaGTTTTGTTACAACCATAAATGAGGATTACGAAGCAGTTTGTTGGGGATGTGGGCTAAACCTTGTTCTTCCATCATATGCACCTGTTTTCAAGTGTGGATGGTGTGGTGCAATCACGAATCAGAATCCAGTCCGACCTGAAACCAAAAGCTTTGGGTTGAGACGTTTCCGTGACCGGTGTTTTGTCGTTATTCTGGCAGTTTTTATGCTCTTTGTGATAT GTGGTGGGATTTGGGCTGCATATCCTGTCTTGTTTTCAATCAGCTTGGCTTGCGGAATTTTTCATTGTGTTACAACAGCATGTCTGGCGATATCAACGCTCTCAACATTTATTCTTGTTGCTTTTAAATGCGCCGGGATACCACCAACTATTCTTTATGGAACCCACCCTGGAGTAGGGAACAGCGCACTTAACAACTATACCTTTTGTAACTACTGCTCCAAACCCAAGTCACCTAGAACCCATCACTGCCGCACGTGTCGCATGTGTGTCTTGGACATGGATCACCATTGCCCCTTT ATTGGGAACTGTGTTGGTGCGGGCAATCACAAACAATTCATAGCATTTCTTATCTCAGCCGTCATTAGCACAATCTATGCTGCTGTTATGTGTGTGTATTCTGTGATTCACATCTTGCCACCTTTGGAAAATGGAGCTGCCTATGCATCTGAGGTGGCCCATGTGGCGCATGGTAATAGTTTATCGATTCTGAGAGCAGTGAAGAATATATCTTTTGCTTACTTAGCCAATGCTGTCTTCATCTCTGTTCGAGGCCTTGTCCTAGTCTATCTCTTTGTGGCAAGTGTTTCTGTGGCGATTGGGCTAAGTGTTTTGTTGTGGCAACAGCTTAGCTATATTTATGAAGGCAAGACTTACTTAAGCCATTTAAGTTCTCAAGGaacagaagaagatggtgaaaagaGCTGCCGgaatcttttgttgtttttcggATGTCCAGATTCAATTGAATGGCAATTGCCAACCATAAGGAAATTGAGGAAGAGACATAAGacatga
- the LOC104767614 gene encoding nucleolin 2-like, whose amino-acid sequence MSKSSKKSDTKVEAAPPASITKPLKKGKRDAEQDLDIQVSKKQKKDLIAAVQKEKAAKKIPKKVETSSSDSSDSEEDQKKEKAAKKIQKKVETSSSDSSDSEEEQKTKKTTKKVTAKEPPSKLKDDSSEDDDDSSSSDEDDSSSDEEPAPAKKQPEPLKKDKVDSEDDSSSDEETAPVKKQTAKALKNSKVESSSSEDDSSSDEEPAPAKKQPVKKDSSSEDDSSSDEETAPVKKVASVPKKAKADSSSSDDGSSDEEPAPAKKQPEPLKKDKVDSEDDSSSDEETAPVKKQTAKALKNSKVESSSSEDDSSSDEEPAPAKKQPVKKDSSSEDDSSSDEETAPVKKVASVPKKAKADSSSSDDGSSDEEPAPAKKQPAGVEKPKAESESSEDETSSDEESAPVKKQPAASKNAKAASSSSEGESSSDEELTPAKKKPTIGKKAKAAAKDSSSSEDDSDEESDDEKPPTKKPKVSSTKTSKQETSSDESSEESDEEEXLKSKIQDSDIEMVDAEQKSNAKQPKTPTIQGGSKTLFAGNLSYAVQRSDIEDFFKEAGEVVDVRIASHEDGSAKGYGHVEFVSAEAAQKAMELNGNPLLGRDVRLDLANEMGHRTPRSSNPVSYGVGSQFRKLYVRGFDTSLGEDELKDAFRNHFSTCGEVGRISLPTDRESGVMRGMAYIDMKSGFDEALQLSGSEMGGGFLTVEEARPRDSDGSGSNDRPPRDNGGRFSNRRGRGAPGRGPPGRGPPGRGRGRFSNAGRGPSKPSLIASAQGKKTVFNDEE is encoded by the exons ATGAGCAAGTCTAGCAAAAAATCCGACACCAAA GTTGAAGCCGCACCACCTGCTTCAATCACAAAGCCACTCAAGAAag gtaaGAGAGATGCGGAACAGGATTTGGACATCCAAGTTtcgaagaagcagaagaaagacTTGATTGCTGCTGTTCAGAAGGAGAAAGCTGCGAAGAAAATACCAAAGAAGGTAGAGACTAGCAGTTCTGACTCATCTGATTCTGAGGAAGATCAGAAG AAGGAGAAAGCTGCCAAAAAAATACAGAAGAAGGTAGAAACTAGCAGTTCTGACTCTTCTGATTCTGAGGAAGAGCAGAAG ACTAAGAAGACTACTAAGAAAGTTACTGCAAAGGAACCTCCATCTAAGCTGAAGGATGACTCTtctgaagacgatgatgattcTTCTTCGTCGGATGAGGATGATTCTTCTTCGGATGAG GAACCTGCCCCTGCAAAGAAGCAACCTGAACCTCTTAAGAAAGACAAGGTAGATAGCGaggatgattcttcttcagaCGAG GAAACCGCCCCTGTGAAGAAGCAAACAGCAAAAGCTCTTAAGAATTCAAAGGTCGAGAGCAGCTCATCAGaggatgattcttcttcagaCGAG GAACCTGCCCCTGCAAAGAAGCAACCTGTTAAGAAAGACAGCTCATCCGaggatgattcttcttcagatGAG GAAACTGCCCCTGTGAAGAAGGTAGCGTCAGTTCCTAAGAAGGCCAAGGCAGACAGCAGTTCATCTGATGATGGATCATCTGACGAG GAACCTGCCCCTGCAAAGAAGCAACCTGAACCTCTTAAGAAAGACAAGGTAGATAGCGaggatgattcttcttcagaCGAG GAAACCGCCCCTGTGAAGAAGCAAACAGCAAAAGCTCTTAAGAATTCAAAGGTCGAGAGCAGCTCATCAGaggatgattcttcttcagaCGAG GAACCTGCCCCTGCAAAGAAGCAACCTGTTAAGAAAGACAGCTCATCCGaggatgattcttcttcagatGAG GAAACTGCCCCTGTGAAGAAGGTAGCGTCAGTTCCTAAGAAGGCCAAGGCAGACAGCAGTTCATCTGATGATGGATCATCTGACGAG GAACCTGCCCCTGCAAAGAAGCAACCAGCAGGTGTTGAAAAACCCAAGGCAGAAAGCGAATCATCTGAGGACGAAACATCTTCAGACGAG GAATCTGCCCCTGTGAAGAAGCAACCTGCAGCCTCTAAGAATGCCAAAGCAGCGAGCAGTTCATCAGAAGGAGAATCTTCTTCCGACGAG gaACTCACACCTGCCAAGAAGAAGCCAACAATTGGTAAGAAAGCCAAAGCAGCTGCAAAAGATTCATCATCCTCGGAGGACGATTCTGATGAG GAAAGTGATGATGAAAAACCTCCTACAAAGAAG CCTAAAGTTTCATCAACAAAAACTTCCAAACAAGAAACCTCTAGTGATGAATCTAGTGAGGAGTCTGATGAGGAGGAGAGNTTGAAA TCAAAAATCCAGGATTCTGATATTGAAATGGTGGATGCAGAgcagaaatcaaatgcaaaacag CCCAAAACACCAACAATTCAGGGAGGATCAAAGACATTATTTGCCGGAAATCTTTCCTATGCAGTTCAGAGATCTGACAT AGAGGATTTCTTCAAAGAAGCTGGTGAAGTTGTCGATGTTAGAATTGCTTCACATGAAGATGGGAGTGCTAAGGGATATGGGCATGTTGAATTCGTTTCTGCAGAAGCAGCTCAGAAG GCAATGGAACTGAATGGTAACCCCTTACTAGGCCGCGATGTTCGTCTTGATCTTGCTAACGAGATGGGACACAGAACTCCACGAAGCAG CAATCCTGTTTCCTATGGAGTAGGAAGCCAATTTCGAAAGCTTTATGTTAGAGGATTTGATACTTCtcttggagaagatgaa CTCAAGGATGCCTTTAGAAATCACTTTAGTACTTGTGGAGAAGTGGGAAGGATTTCTCTTCCAACTGATCGTGAGAGTGGTGTCATGAGGGG GATGGCTTACATAGATATGAAGAGTGGATTCGATGAGGCGTTGCAACTGAGCGGAAGTGAAATGGGAGGAGGATTTTTAACGGTGGAAGAGGCTAGACCAAGAGATAGTGATGGCAGTGGTTCAAATGACAGACCTCCAAGGGACAATGGTGGCCGTTTCTCGAATAGAAGAGGTAGAGGGGCACCTGGTAGAGGACCACCTGGTAGAGGGCCACCTGGTAGAGGACGTGGCCGTTTCAGTAACGCTGGAAGAGGACCCAGCAAACCAAGTCTAATTGCATCTGCGcaag GGAAGAAGACCGTCTTTAATGATGAAGAGTAG